ATCCTAGATCTCTATCTCGACAGTCACGACCGCGAATTAATGCAGGATACGGCAAATGCGGAGGACAACTCCTGATGGCGGGTCACGATCCATACACCTATCCCGATAGTGACGTGCTCATCAATAAGCGCGGCCATCGATCTCAAGCCCTCCTCCAGAATTACGAATGGATGCGCACGGTCCGCCGCGCTCTCGACCTCCCGACTTTCCCCCTCAGCGCGCAAGGCATTCAGTCGCTGCATCATCATCTTTTCCAGGATGTCTACGATTGGGCCGGCCAATACCGGACCGTCAACATGACGAAAGAAGGCGCTCCGTTTTTGCATAAAGACCAGATCGCCGAAGCACTGGTTTCGCGTTTCCAACAACTACGGTGGCAAAACAATCTGAAGGATATGTCCGCCGACCGCTTCGCGCGTGGAGCGGCCGAGCATATTGCCGACTTGAATTACATCCATCCCTTTCGGGAAGGAAACGGACGCGTCATGAAGTTCCATCTCGAGCATCTCGCCGAACAAGCTGGCCACGTGCTCGATCTGACGCGTATCCAGGCTGGCCCTTGGGACCGCGGCAGCAAAGCGGCCCTTAGCAATGACGAGCGCCTGCTGACACATGCCATCGCGCTCATGCTCGCGCCACAACGGAGCGTCAGTGTCACGCAGGCCGTGAGCGAGGTACGGGATCTCCGGGACACGGCTGTCGCGGAGATACGCGACCGGATTGCCGAAACACAAGCCGCGATTCAACGAGGCAAAGGCACCACCATCACGACGCGAGCGCTGCGTGACATGCGTGATGAGTTGGCGGTCATCGAGGGAAGCGGTCGCGGCAGTATCCTGCGTCTCTTGGAGGAGGCGAAAACATCCGGGATCGAACGCATCGATGTGCTTCCAGGACGGGACGGGTCAGCGCGTGACGCGATCCATGCCATTGGACGGGGCGCCGTAAGAAGCCTCGACCTTGATCGAGACCGGAAAGTCGCGGCCTCTCTGGGCGTGACGCCCGCGGCCGCCAACGTCGTGACGAATTCCGCCGATGCGATCCCCGCGCCAAAGCGCCCTTCGTCCTCGCCGGGAATGAGCTGAACTAATTTTGTCGCCTCGTCGCGCAGGCTTGATTTCGCATCAATCATTCGATCACTTTGCGAAACCGGGCGATCGCGGCGTCGGCGGCGGCCAGCGCTTCCTCGAGAGCGGCGTAATCGATCGGTTCCGGTGAAGGCGACGGATCCGAAGGGGGTGCCAGGTCGACTGCTGAGAACGTGCCGGCTTCCACGGCGTCGCGCCGTGGGCGTCCACGCTTGCGCCCCGGCAACGGTCGTCGCGGCGGTGCCACGGCGTCCCGTAGAGGTTCGAGCCCTTTCAACGCGAATAAACGTCGCGCCGAGCGGTGCGTGACCTCCACCACCAACCCATCGGCCAGAAAACGCTCCAGATACAGGTAGGCCCCCTTCAACGACACGCCGAGCAATTCTGAAAGCCTGAAAGCCGAAATCACCGGAAAAGCGGCGATCAGATCGAGCGCAGTGCGCGCACGTGAGGTGCGACGCTGCACCCGGGTCTGCGCTCGCGCCACACGCCATGCCTGTTCGAATGCGATCGTGCGACGTTCGATCGCTTCCGCCTCATCCGCGAGGCAGGCTAAGAATAGCGGTGTCCAACGGCGTGGTTCCCAAGGCGCTTCGCCGGCGAATGCCCGTGCGGCGACCAGGGGTAGCGGACAGTGCAACACCGTGCTTTCCTGCCAAAAGCGCACCAATGCGCCGCGCATAGAAGAACGATCACGTCCTCCATCGATCCAGCGATGAAATGCTTGCGCCGCGCCGAGCAAGGGACCATTCGCAATCGCTGCGTTGTCGAGCGCCGCCAGGGCGCTTTCCAAACGCGTGGTCTGCTCGCTGGTCGGTCGTGTCAGCCAGAGATACTGATCAAAGGCCGCTTTTGCGGCATCGATGACGTTGCCACGATCATAGGCGTTCTCGCCGACGATCCGGGGCTTTAGCCCTTCGAGTTCGGCGGCGAGATGCCACGGGTCGATCAGGTGCCCATCCACGGCGGCGCAAGCGCGCGCGGCTTCCAGTCGTTCGCGGAACAGGATGGCCGACTGCAACGGATGGTTCCGCAACCGCTGATCGAGCCGACCGATTGCCAAAGCCGCGCGTGTTAGAGGGATAGTTGAAGAAGTTTGCACCGAAGTTGGCAACATCAAGCCTCATACCGCACGTTTGCGCGCTGAGAGATAACCGAGATAATCCGCGCGCTCCTGCAAAAAATAAGCGTGAGAAGCCATTCGCTCGTCGCATCCACACCGGGACTTACCTTAAGACAGGCTTAGCTTCAAACTAGCGTATTTTCTGTCCGCCAGCCCTTCTCTCCCTTTGTCTCTAAACAATACTTGCCACAAGCGGTCCACGTTCTACGTGCCGAAAAGGTCGTCAAAAGCTTCTTTTTGCTAGGTTTTCGAACTTCGCTCACCTGATCGGCGCTGCGATCTGGCGTATTGGCCACCTCTGCAAACGGTCGTTTATCAACTCTTGATTGAACTGTAAAAATGAAATGGAAGGAGGATACCTCATCACCGTGAAACCGCAGTAAACCCGAAATGGACTTGCGCTGAAAAAGTGGAGAGCTATCGGGATCAGGTCGCCTGCCTTTCGTATGCAGCCGGGCTGAT
This window of the Kozakia baliensis genome carries:
- a CDS encoding Fic/DOC family protein; its protein translation is MAGHDPYTYPDSDVLINKRGHRSQALLQNYEWMRTVRRALDLPTFPLSAQGIQSLHHHLFQDVYDWAGQYRTVNMTKEGAPFLHKDQIAEALVSRFQQLRWQNNLKDMSADRFARGAAEHIADLNYIHPFREGNGRVMKFHLEHLAEQAGHVLDLTRIQAGPWDRGSKAALSNDERLLTHAIALMLAPQRSVSVTQAVSEVRDLRDTAVAEIRDRIAETQAAIQRGKGTTITTRALRDMRDELAVIEGSGRGSILRLLEEAKTSGIERIDVLPGRDGSARDAIHAIGRGAVRSLDLDRDRKVAASLGVTPAAANVVTNSADAIPAPKRPSSSPGMS